The candidate division KSB1 bacterium DNA window ATGATGCTTGTCCAGCAGAGTTGCCGTGGTGTTGAAGCGCGCCAGGCGGATGGCCCCGGCAGCCAGCGGCAGAAAGGAGACCATGACCCCCGGCAAGCCAAGCTCGCCGAGCTGTGCGCGGTAAATCAGGAATGCAGGTGCCACCCCGAAGGAAACGACGTCGGCCAGGGAGTCGAATTCGATGCCAAAATCCGAGGAGGTGTGCAGGGCGCGGGCAATCTTGCCGTCCAGCACATCGCAGACCGCGGCGATGACGGTGAGCCACCCGCTGGTGACGTATTTGCCGTTGGCGGCAAACACGATGGCGAGAAAACCGAGCAGCAGGTTGGTCAGGGTCATGAGGTTCGGCGCCAAGGCTTGTTTACGCAGCATTTTTGAATTCTCCGATAATGCTCTCCCCGGCCCGCACTTTTTCACGGAGGCGGACCTTGATCTCTGTGTTGAGAGGGAGATAAACTTCCATCCGTGAACCGAATTTGATGATGCCGAAACGCTCGCCGCGCCGCACCGGCAAACCCTCGCGCAAGTCGAACACGATGCGCCGCGCGATCAGCCCGGCAATCTGCTTGAACAACACCCTGCCCCAGGGGGACTCGATGCCGATCACCGACTGCTCATTCTCGCTGGAGGCTTGCGGCAGGGAGGCGACATGAAAACGGCCGCGGTGATACTGCACCAGCTTCACCGTGCCCTCCACCGGCACCCGGTTGACATGGACATTGAACACCGACAGGAAGATGCTGATGCGCCGTGCCCGCCCCTGCAGAAAAAGCGGCTCATCCACTTCGTCGATGCCGATGACCGTGCCATCGGCGGGGGAAACCACCTTGCCCATGCCGTTCGGAATCACCCGTTCAGGGTCGCGGAAAAAAAAGACCGTCATCGCCGTCGCCGCCCAGCACAGCACACTCAGGCTGCGCACGAGGAGACCGCCGCCGAGTGTACGATAAATGATAGTCAGAAGCAAGGCTGTTATTGCCAAAGCCAGGACGATGGTCAAACCTTCTCGATGCACGTGACACCGCCGTTTATTCGCGTTTGTTCAAAATGCGTTGACTGAGCTGGGCGTAGATTTTGCGCAGCGTCGCCGGCTCCTGCCGCCCTTCCAACAAATCATAACTCTCGCCGGTGGCGCGGTCGCGCAGATGGCAGGAGGCCAGCGACAATTCATCGCCCAACACCAGGCGGTTCTTGTGACGGCCAAACTCCAACCGGCAGGCGACCAGCACCAGGCCGCGACGCTCGAAGAAACTGCCGAGCAGCACCACGGCTTTGGCGGTCAGACGCACGAGCTGCTGCAACTCTTCCTGCGTGAGCAGACCGAGTGACAGCAAATCCTTGCGCTCCAGCGGGGTCTTTTTGGTGCTTTCGTCTTTCAAGTAATATTCCACCAGCGGCGGTTGCAGCACCGTGTTGTCCTTCACGCCCAGACGGCGGGCCGTGGCCCCGGTCGCCACGCAATGAATCACGATCGACAGCGCGATCATGTTGAGCTGGCGCACCAACATCGCATCCCTGCCGGCCTCCGCCAGAAAGTGGGTGGCAATGTGGTGGCTTTCCAGGTAGCGAAAC harbors:
- the pssA gene encoding CDP-diacylglycerol--serine O-phosphatidyltransferase, encoding MLRKQALAPNLMTLTNLLLGFLAIVFAANGKYVTSGWLTVIAAVCDVLDGKIARALHTSSDFGIEFDSLADVVSFGVAPAFLIYRAQLGELGLPGVMVSFLPLAAGAIRLARFNTTATLLDKHHFVGMPIPVGASLISSYLIFCHQFWGAVQFPGLTITLLLIGSTLMVSTIEFDTLPKFSLRRGRQNTCKLLLLLLAVSAFLFFPAQTLFPLALAYILMQVGRALRNSFRDEEEEALPDVSISKR